The window AAAATTATGAGAAAAAATTGGTTAATATTGCTGATGTAACTACAGCAGTTTCAGAAATTGATGCATCTATTTTTAAATCTTGGACAAAGCATAAAGAAAGAATATTTGTTTTCCCCAATGTGGTTGATTTAGAAAATTATAAAAAAATAAAAACATCTAACACTATAAAAACTCCATCTCTTTTAATAGCTGGAACATTTTATGAACAAAGTCCAATGGAACATGGCACTAGATGGTTCCTAAATAATGTTTTGCCAAAAGTTAGAAAAGAGTTCCCGGAAATCTTTGTTTATATTATTGGCAAGGGTTCAGACTGGATTCTTCGAGATATTGCCGATCCAAAAATAATTATTACTGGCAAGGTAGATTCAGTTTCGCCATATTTACATAACACTAGTATTGGTTTGGTCCCTCTTCATTTTGAATCAGGAACAAGATTTAAAATCTTAGAATATGGGACAGCTTCATTACCCACAGTTTCTACAAGCCTGGGAGCAGAAGGGCTAAATCTTGGAAAAAATGTTAGCATTCTCATAGAAGATAATCCGATAAAATTTGCTCAAGTAATTATCAATCTTCTAAAAAATAAAGCCTTGCGTATTAAAATGGGAAAGAATCTTTATAAGGTTGTCAAAAAAAATTACTCTATCGATAGTCTCGCTAGTAGTGGTAGTAAAATAATTAAATATTTAATGAGTCAATAGTATGAAAATTAGCATCATCGGTCTTGGTTATGTTGGCTGTGTCAATCTAGCGTGTCTAGCTCAAAATGGACACATGATCTGGGGTGTCGATATTTCTAAAGATAAGGTGGATAAAATAAATAAAGGGGAACCAACCGTTATCGAAAAGGATTTGAAAAAAATACTATCAAAACAGATAAAAAATAAAAGAATAAAGGCTACTCAAAATATAGAAGAGGCAATTTTAAACACAAATATTTCACTAATTTCAGTAGCCACTCCATCATCTACAACCGGTCATCCCGATCTAAGTGCCTTAAATAAAGTTGCTCAAGAAATTGGAGCAACTTTAAAGAAAAAGAGTAAAAAGCACTTAGTGGTTATTCGATCCACTGTACCGCCAAAAACATCTGAAAAAATAGCTAAAATTATCGAACAAAATTCTGGAAAAAAAGAAGGCTTAGGGTTTGATATTGCTATAAATCCTGAATTTTTGAGAGAAGGAAGTGCAATTTTCGACTACTATAATCCTCCTTATATTCTTTTTGGTATTCGCAATAACAATATAAAAAAACAATTAAAAACTTTATATAAGCCAATCAAGGCTAATATTATTTTTACAGACTTTAAAACTGCTGAAATTATTAAA of the Candidatus Beckwithbacteria bacterium genome contains:
- a CDS encoding glycosyltransferase family 4 protein, which gives rise to MTKVLFIAPILTFPYAGGPEMSAHNAIKALNKISELHIITTMPLAKMGGNQAFQYYGKISKQLDFTPIAQEQNFLENYFIKKIRKYFFTKGKKNEADDVRYIIKYYDQNNIDIIWSDRHEFSYNLIFEIKKLRPNIKIVCDTAAVHSQFILREIPFQKDKSKIKKIKKSGKEYENYEKKLVNIADVTTAVSEIDASIFKSWTKHKERIFVFPNVVDLENYKKIKTSNTIKTPSLLIAGTFYEQSPMEHGTRWFLNNVLPKVRKEFPEIFVYIIGKGSDWILRDIADPKIIITGKVDSVSPYLHNTSIGLVPLHFESGTRFKILEYGTASLPTVSTSLGAEGLNLGKNVSILIEDNPIKFAQVIINLLKNKALRIKMGKNLYKVVKKNYSIDSLASSGSKIIKYLMSQ